The Lycium ferocissimum isolate CSIRO_LF1 unplaced genomic scaffold, AGI_CSIRO_Lferr_CH_V1 ctg60, whole genome shotgun sequence DNA window gtgtcatctttctttcatttttatcaATTGGATATTTCGTttattaaaatttgtttttcgTTTGAATTTAGTTTTAATATAGTACTATTTTTGAGTTATTGTTAGTGAAATAGTTTAGATTTGCCTCTCAATTATGAGATATagaataaatttatttttcgtTTTATAATAATGATGCATCAAATAACTTATACGTACCACttcaattttattaattatatgtcATTTTTGATAGGTACGAGATAATTTTGCTCActatatttttgttaaaattagtGAGAAATGGTTTTATAGATGTCAACCACCCAACACAAAGACTCTGCTTGTTACTTACAAGATCtgaccaaagaaaaaaaaaagttagcaaAAGTTTAAAACCATCCTATACAACTTTCCTCCCTAAAActtaaaaagataaaagaaactACTTTGTCTTTGTTGATCTGCTTAGTCTTTAAGTCTTAACTTTATGCAACTATCATCGCTTTTTCTAATTTACTACTACTATGTAGACGTTACAATTTATCTCAAAATGTCATAATTCAACAATTCGAACAATATAATCATGAATTTAATTAGATCTTTTTTTACTCTTGTTAATctttggaaatgaaaattttactgTCTATGTATTAGGTAAATTAACAATAGCAAGTAAATTGAATTTTCATCCTACAACTTAATTTAAAGTTTGTAAAAATCAACTCTAGGCAGTTCTGCACTACCAAAATTAAGAACTTGGAGTATACGAGTACTCTATAGAGTACCTAACTTTTCTAGTACATCGAACTTCTTGTTCCACCTCCCTTGTGAAAAAATTGTATACCAAACTATGATATATCATAATTCAAGTGCTTTGAAGTTCGGACCATGTAGGTATGGGAAGTTGGTTCATCCAAATTCCCAACTGCCACCCTCACAAATACCTTCTAGATAAGAGATGATAACttaattattttccaaaaagaTGGGGAGGAAAAGTATAATGAAATCATGAATAGCTTGAGCAAAAAAGCCATTTTCTTATGTtatcctttttccttttctgtttGACACACAAGCCTAGACTCTTTGGACTATAGCTGATCACCGTTGAATTTCCAGATACTAGATACTTGAAGTTGCAACAAAGCCAATGTGGTCATCGTAATGAAATCATGAATAGCTTACGCAAAAAAGCCATTTTCTTATGTtatcctttttccttttccgtTTGACACACAAGCCTAGACTCTTTGGACTATAGCTGATCACCGTTGAATTTCCAGATACTAGATACTTGAAGTTGCAACAAAGCCAATGTGGTCATCgttaatataattaagtaaagtaaataaaaatatattctctctaacagcttaagcttttagacGAAACGGTCACCTTATTTCTTTAATAAGGTTTCGGAGAACGCAAAGGTCTTGGATTGAATTTCACCGCCACCATAATGTATCCAAAGTAGTACGTATTTATATATAGGCTTATATAAAACTGAAACATAACAAGAACATTGTGTATGTATAATACTGCTTATTAAAAATCCATACAGAGATCAAAAGCATGCTTGCCAACAACCTGCTTAAGTAATAAAACAACTATAAGTACAAATAAAATTGCTCTTCATCAATATCTCTGGAACAACTTGTCAAGACACCTCGGCAAATACCAcaaaaattacaaaaagaagaagtcACCCCTTCATCTCTAGGCAATCAATTTTAACAATTTCTACTAACACCAATATCAATTGGTTGCATTTCAGCTAGCAAAATGCAGATTATCTTGAATCCGAACTCCACCACAATCttgttttgaaaacaaaaaaagaaatcgAGCTTCTGGAATCGGTATACACTGACAGTTTAAAAGTTAATCTCGCGCCTCTCAGCGAAAAACTTACCACTCACAAACTGGTCGGGAAGCAAAGCAAGCCAGACTGCAGTATCAGCAGCTTCTTCTATAGAAACGTGCCCGGCCCAGCCAGTCATAGCAGTTTTCACCCAACCCGGGCAATAGCAATTTATGTATATCTTATGACCTTCTGGCCGTTCCTCGAGTATCCTCGCCATTAACCTGGTGTATGCATTAACTGCTAGCTTTGACAATGAGTAATCTGTAAACACATGAGGCCATCCACCTGATTCCCAAGTCCCATCTTTTACTTGTTCCAAAAATGTGTTCATAGTATTATCGATCACTTCCTCGGATAACGTGTCCACATCTTCCAATTGTTGTCTCACAGCGATATTTGAAATTCCCTGGTAGCATCAAGCAAAAATAGATCAAATTCAGATGGTAAATAAGATAATTCCATCTTATATTAAAAAGCTCAACTACATCTTAGTGGTCAATTTTATAAGCATGTAACCATATAAGCCGGTGCTTTGTATAAGTAAAATCATGCTTCACAGAGTaattatatacacacaaaaCAGAAGTCCTAGATCTAGCTCTCATGCTATCACACAGCCACACACTACAATATGTTACCAGAGCAGACAAGGAATCCTGAGTTCAAATTTCATCGTCattcaaaaaggtaataaaaAATTTCACATGTTTGGCccatgaaagaaaaagaatgaggcACAAAACGTGAGGGGACGTGTAGAGGCACTACGATTAAGCAATTAAAAGTGTGTTCTCTGAAACAGTTTTCTATAAAATCACCTCGAAGAAACATGATCTACTCTGAGGAGCTTGAGTAATTGCTAAAAGACAAGCAAGATGAATAAGGATCCGAGAACAAtgataagaaaaagaatgaaaatagcTGAGATGTTACTTACATTTCGTTTGCTATTAAGTCTACCCAATCGCGAGGTCACACTAACAATACGCGCACCAGCAGGAGAAGGCCTCATTAACGGAACCAGAGCTTTGATCATATTTTTGGTGCCAAAGTAATTCGTTTGGATTACCATTTCAGCAAATTCCACAGAATTATCTTTGCCGAAATTGAAATTGACTCCTGCATTGTTGATCTACAAGTCCCATATATATCATTAGCTGATAGTAAACAGATTAATTCTCAATAATAACAAAAGACAAAGTGGCAATCACAATTAATGAATTCAATACCAGTATATCTAGGCCACCATATGTTTCCTTAATCCAATCACAAAAAGCTTGGATTGATGGAGGATCCAAAATATCCAATTGATGAAATGCCACATTTAGACCTCCTTCTTGCAAGACTTTCACTGCTTCTTCACCAACGGCAGTCTCTCGCGACGTAAGTACAACAGTAACACCGTGTGATGCAAGTTGATGAGCAATCTCAAATCCAATTCCTCTATTTGCACCGGTCACCACAGCAATAGTTTCAGATGACCACCATCTAAAAATCATGCAACATGCGGTCAGCATTACGCTGATAAAAATAAATTGACTCTGTGTATAACCATCCTGGAGGATTCCAGGGCGGATTTTAGGGGTTCAACTGAAATCATTTCTTCTAATTCAAACTATACTAAAAAGGTTTAAAATGCATACATATAATAAGATCACACACATTTTGAATTCAAGatcctagattcgcctctgCTCGAGTAGAACATAGATGCACCActtaaaaaggagaaaaaagtatTAAGTGGGAATTGATCCAAATTAATAACTCCACACTCAACCAAGTGCATCATTCCGACTTTCCGACTTTTTGGAGCATGGATGTCAGTAGATCTACAACAATGCTGAAAAATATGTACTACATGAAATATCGAATTTTCCAGAGACCATGTTTCACGTGCACCACAATTTACACAGTGAATTCGCCCCTGCCAGAGATGGATGGCATCATGCATGGTCTTACCCTTTTGATGGATCAAGAGGAAATGAAAACTgtagaaaattaaaacaaaagacGTAATACTAATAAAGAAGAGACCTTTGGTGATCAGAATAGGGAATAGTACGGAGAAGAGAGATCTCTTGGCgtcttttctcctttctttcctttgccctttcctttttatccatttttattattttcagttTCCACTCTGTGATTGTTCTTCCAATAAGTTCTATCTGCATTAATTCATTCCCTAATTTGGCTTTGGTTCGAAATTTGatagggagaaagaaagaaaggtagcTAGGAGAAGAGATGTAACAGAAACACCGAGTTTCTTCCGATATATTTGGAGCAATTCTCCAGCGTTCGTTTAAACAACCTTCATTGGTCCTAACCTATACATATAAAACTGAATGTATATTACTAACACAAATTGCTATAGTAGAACAAGGGAAAAAATGTATAATCGAGTGTTGCAATAGTATGCTCGAGGTGTTGACAGGTGTAAATATTGCCAGACGGTTTTTCTcactaaaaaaatattctttctcctAGTATCTTTAAACAAATTGCATGAAAATAATATCGATAATTAGACGTCCATTTTAACAAGCCTAATTAACTAATGACTAGAACTTATGGTGCAATTCGCTCGATTGTCCCTATCCgtttttttgtgcggaatgccttcaaaggcactgatGTTTAAATTTTATCTTTCGCTTAAAAATTTATGGGTTCCGGATTCAAACCCTCGCtcaatcaaatattaaaaaaatcgcaaagcaAAGGTTTGTAGCACCTATGAgggcaaaattaggcctatacgagcaaagttaggcctattccCTGCCTGAATAAGCCtaactttgcccgaataggcctaaccttgctaattttgggtaaaagaaCCTCTGtctgaataggcctaattttgttACAAAcatctgccttgcgattttttttttttttgttgactgAGCcaaggttcgaacccagaaccttggGGCATTAGGCGacgggcaaaaattaaagaccagtgcctttgaaggacaatcgtgcaaattacCCGTCCCCATCttggagtggtctttaatttttgccctcatattgcaggtttttaatttttgcagtTTGTcactttaagtaataaaaaagtgATCGAAAATAGTCCTGacattctgggttcgaactccaacaaagtaaaagaaaaaattgcaaggcaatatttcatagaaactatgcctattcaGGCTAAGTTACATAAAAACTATGTCTTTTCGGGCATatagttacatagaaactatgcctttcgtcatagttctgtagaaattaagtaATTCTACAGAACTATGCCGGACAAGACATAATTTCTATATAACTTTGCCCAATTAGGCATAATTTCTATGAAACCTTGCTTGCGAAATTACTTTTTAATTCTGCTGGGTTCAAACCCAAATTCTCTTATTTCGTAACTAGCAAATAAGGTTACTTGAGCCCgcttttcattaaatgagaagtgtgggcaaaaattaaagagaggTTTATAtaggcaatccgcacaaaaactTGGAAGGGAACTTTTGGTTGTTTTAAGCTATTTTGGGTTGACCaataattttacatttatatccTATAAACTTTTGTAACTTCGAACTTACCCTCAATTGCAAAAGTCTTACACCTATTCTTCTTTCGGGTCATTGGCACTTATGCCCCTATatttgtgttggtctttaatttttgcccttagaataaatttatattttcatgagacataaatttatattttcatatgaTAATATGACATAAGTTTGTCTATCGGAAACAATCCTTCTAGCCCACAAGGGTAGGGATAAAATTTGCGTACATCTTATCCTCTCCCGACTCCGATTGTGATACTACACCGGGTATGTTTtattgttttatatatattgattttttttaa harbors:
- the LOC132045138 gene encoding uncharacterized protein LOC132045138, whose protein sequence is MQIELIGRTITEWKLKIIKMDKKERAKERKEKRRQEISLLRTIPYSDHQRWWSSETIAVVTGANRGIGFEIAHQLASHGVTVVLTSRETAVGEEAVKVLQEGGLNVAFHQLDILDPPSIQAFCDWIKETYGGLDILINNAGVNFNFGKDNSVEFAEMVIQTNYFGTKNMIKALVPLMRPSPAGARIVSVTSRLGRLNSKRNGISNIAVRQQLEDVDTLSEEVIDNTMNTFLEQVKDGTWESGGWPHVFTDYSLSKLAVNAYTRLMARILEERPEGHKIYINCYCPGWVKTAMTGWAGHVSIEEAADTAVWLALLPDQFVSGKFFAERREINF